In a single window of the Sediminicoccus sp. KRV36 genome:
- a CDS encoding FAD-dependent oxidoreductase, with amino-acid sequence MRIAIIGNGIVGCATAAWLQREGHQVIFIDPLGPGEATSFGNAGSLSPSACLPVGMPGMWKKVPKWLLDPLGPLSVRWWYTPVVAPWLWRFLRHSNRDEVVRIATAMRGLLAPIFECYEPLLQRAGAMGLMTRSGCLYVYSGEAAARQWAWGMGLRRNLGVELRDVGEEELVNLEPDLKGRFRFGILAPENGSTLDPAALTQGIFAQCERDGARVVRARATGFRQSGGVVSAVTLDGAEDVPCDGVVLAGGAWSARLARLLGPAIPLETQRGYHVTVQSNNLGLRHTVMAVEHNLMVNPMRMGLRLAGSVEFAGLTAAPDYRRAAVLLERGQEMFPHLDTSRTTEWMGHRPCLPDSLPVIGRAPRAENAWFAFGHGHVGMCGAASTGREIANLVAGRVPQIDLSAFAPTRFAA; translated from the coding sequence ATGCGCATCGCCATCATCGGCAATGGAATTGTCGGCTGCGCCACCGCCGCCTGGCTCCAGCGCGAGGGGCATCAGGTCATCTTCATCGACCCCCTCGGCCCGGGCGAGGCGACGAGCTTCGGCAATGCGGGCTCACTCTCGCCCTCAGCCTGCCTGCCCGTCGGCATGCCGGGGATGTGGAAGAAGGTGCCGAAATGGCTGCTGGACCCGCTCGGGCCCTTGTCGGTGCGCTGGTGGTATACGCCGGTGGTCGCCCCCTGGCTGTGGCGCTTCCTGCGCCATTCCAACCGCGATGAGGTGGTGCGCATCGCCACCGCCATGCGCGGCCTGCTGGCGCCCATCTTCGAATGCTACGAGCCGCTGTTGCAACGCGCCGGCGCCATGGGGCTGATGACGCGCAGCGGCTGCCTCTACGTCTATTCGGGCGAGGCGGCGGCGCGGCAATGGGCCTGGGGCATGGGCCTGCGGCGAAACCTCGGCGTCGAATTGCGCGATGTGGGCGAGGAGGAACTGGTCAACTTGGAGCCGGACCTGAAGGGCCGGTTCCGCTTCGGCATCCTGGCCCCCGAGAATGGCTCCACCCTCGACCCCGCGGCGCTGACGCAGGGCATCTTCGCGCAATGCGAGCGGGATGGTGCGCGGGTGGTGCGGGCGCGGGCCACCGGCTTCCGCCAGTCGGGTGGCGTGGTCAGTGCCGTGACGCTGGACGGTGCCGAGGATGTGCCCTGCGATGGCGTGGTGCTGGCCGGTGGGGCGTGGTCCGCCAGGCTCGCCCGCCTGCTCGGCCCCGCCATCCCGCTGGAGACGCAGCGCGGCTATCACGTCACGGTGCAGAGCAACAATCTCGGGCTGCGGCATACCGTCATGGCGGTGGAGCACAACCTGATGGTGAACCCGATGCGCATGGGGCTGCGGCTGGCGGGCTCGGTGGAATTCGCGGGGCTGACGGCAGCACCCGATTACCGCCGCGCTGCCGTGCTGCTGGAGCGTGGGCAGGAGATGTTTCCGCATCTCGATACCTCGCGCACCACGGAATGGATGGGCCATCGCCCCTGCCTGCCGGACAGCCTGCCCGTGATCGGCCGCGCGCCGCGCGCCGAGAATGCCTGGTTCGCCTTTGGCCATGGCCATGTGGGCATGTGCGGCGCGGCCAGCACGGGGCGCGAAATCGCCAACCTCGTCGCCGGCCGTGTGCCGCAGATTGACCTCTCTGCCTTTGCGCCCACACGTTTCGCGGCATGA